From a single Myotis daubentonii chromosome 5, mMyoDau2.1, whole genome shotgun sequence genomic region:
- the TNFSF9 gene encoding tumor necrosis factor ligand superfamily member 9: MGSSSEAIPDPEAPRPPAPPGPACRRLPWALSAALLLLLAAACAACAVRAWELPRRPASPGPCPAPDSRLPELPPDARARLPDSPQDVGVFAQLVARDALLTEGLLHWYSDPGLKGVFLAPGLSYDEHTQELVVSEAGIYYVFLHLELQRVVARAGSGSVSIALHLQPLGRGAAALALTLDLPSPSSEARDSAAGFRGGLLHLRAGQRLGVHLRAAAGVHPAWQLAQGATVLGLYRVATKVPAGLPSGQPS; the protein is encoded by the exons ATGGGCTCCAGCTCGGAAGCCATCCCGGACCCCGAGGCCCCGCGGCCGCCCGCGCCCCCCGGCCCCGCCTGCCGCCGGCTGCCCTGGGCGCTGAGCgccgcgctgctgctgctgctcgcgGCCGCCTGCGCCGCCTGCGCCGTCCGCGCCTGGGAgctgccccgccgccccgcctcGCCCGGCCCCTGCCCCGCGCCCGACTCCAGGCTGCCCGAGCTCCCTCCCGACGCCCGGGCCCGCCTCCCCGACTCCCCGCAG GATGTGGGCGTGTTCGCGCAGCTGGTGGCCCGAGATG CACTGCTGACAGAAGGGCTCCTGCATTGGTACAGTGATCCTGGCTTGAAAGGTGTGTTCCTGGCACCGGGCCTGAGCTACGATGAGCACACACAGGAGCTGGTGGTGTCTGAGGCCGGCATCTACTATGTGTTTTTGCACCTGGAACTGCAACGTGTGGTGGCCAGAGCTGGCTCTGGCTCCGTCTCCATTGCCTTGCACCTGCAGCCGCTGGGCAGAGGGGCTGCAGCTCTGGCCCTGACCTTGGACCTGCCATCTCCCTCCTCTGAAGCACGGGACTCAGCAGCTGGTTTCCGGGGTGGCCTGCTGCACCTGCGCGCTGGCCAGCGCCTGGGTGTCCATCTCAGGGCTGCGGCTGGGGTGCACCCCGCCTGGCAGCTTGCACAAGGTGCCACGGTCTTGGGCCTCTACCGAGTGGCCACCAAGGTCCCTGCTGGACTCCCCTCGGGACAGCCTTCATGA